A window of the Schlesneria paludicola DSM 18645 genome harbors these coding sequences:
- the glmS gene encoding glutamine--fructose-6-phosphate transaminase (isomerizing), with amino-acid sequence MCGIVGYVGPKQAYSYLIEGLFRLEYRGYDSAGIAIQDGEQIGIRKKTGRVTELAELCRQEPLKGSIGIGHTRWATHGAPSDTNSHPHVGGNGEVVLAHNGVIENYSILRDRLRELGYVFRTSTDTEVVAHLVAHQLDESIRLGASPTDAKTCVQAVESAIKQIKGTYGLAVLFRDVPDLLVATRLGSPLVVGIGKGEHYLASDASPLVGNTEEVVYLKDHETAVITADSFVLHHQDGSEPVVSIHALAQTSQDTDLGEYEHYMLKEIFEQPQTIENAMRGRLDEDEATAKFGGLNMDAQSLRRIDRIVLTACGTSWHAGLVGEYLIEEFARIPVEVEYASELRYRNPPMSDRTMIFAITQSGETADTLAALRECKRKGHETLAICNTVGSTIAREANGGIYLHAGPEIGVASTKAFTSQVTVLTLLALFLGRMRHLSYPAGQRIIGHLREMPDKIRQTLKCFDAVKEVARKYYTAENFLYLGRLYNFPVALEGALKLKEISYIHAEGYPAAEMKHGPIALVDEHTPSVFIAPRCQIYPKVMSNLEEVKARGGPVIAIACEGDDKIAELADDVIFVPDVDEYLQPLVASIPLQLLAYQIAILRGCNVDRPRNLAKSVTVE; translated from the coding sequence ATGTGTGGAATCGTTGGTTACGTCGGGCCGAAGCAAGCATACAGTTACCTGATCGAAGGGCTGTTCCGGCTGGAATACCGTGGCTACGACAGTGCGGGAATCGCGATTCAAGATGGCGAGCAGATTGGCATTCGAAAAAAGACCGGGCGAGTCACCGAACTGGCAGAACTCTGCCGACAGGAACCGCTGAAGGGTTCAATCGGCATCGGACACACTCGCTGGGCCACACACGGCGCGCCGAGCGATACCAATTCTCACCCGCACGTCGGTGGCAATGGCGAAGTCGTGTTGGCTCACAATGGCGTGATCGAAAACTATTCGATCCTTCGCGATCGCCTGCGTGAACTCGGCTATGTCTTTCGCACGTCTACGGACACAGAAGTCGTCGCGCATCTCGTCGCGCACCAGTTGGACGAGTCGATTCGGCTTGGTGCCAGTCCAACGGACGCCAAAACCTGCGTGCAGGCTGTGGAATCCGCCATCAAGCAAATCAAAGGGACATATGGACTTGCGGTGCTTTTCCGCGATGTACCTGATCTTCTCGTCGCGACGCGTCTGGGCAGTCCGCTGGTGGTCGGAATCGGTAAAGGAGAACACTACCTTGCCAGTGATGCCAGCCCGCTGGTCGGGAATACAGAAGAGGTCGTCTACTTGAAGGACCACGAAACGGCTGTGATCACGGCCGATTCGTTCGTGTTGCATCATCAGGATGGCAGCGAACCCGTGGTCTCGATTCATGCGCTCGCACAGACGTCACAAGACACGGACTTGGGCGAGTACGAGCACTACATGCTCAAAGAAATCTTCGAACAACCGCAAACGATCGAGAATGCCATGCGTGGTCGTCTCGATGAAGATGAAGCCACGGCCAAATTTGGCGGCCTGAATATGGATGCCCAGTCGCTACGCCGGATCGATCGCATCGTGTTGACCGCTTGCGGAACAAGCTGGCATGCGGGACTGGTCGGAGAGTACTTGATCGAGGAATTCGCACGAATTCCCGTCGAGGTTGAGTATGCGAGCGAGCTGCGATACCGCAATCCGCCGATGTCGGATCGCACGATGATTTTCGCGATCACGCAAAGTGGAGAAACGGCCGACACCCTGGCGGCGCTACGCGAATGCAAGCGAAAGGGTCATGAGACACTGGCAATCTGTAATACCGTGGGATCGACGATCGCGCGCGAAGCGAATGGCGGTATCTATCTCCACGCCGGTCCGGAAATCGGAGTCGCTTCAACCAAGGCATTTACGTCCCAGGTGACCGTATTAACACTTCTCGCGCTGTTCCTTGGGCGAATGCGACATCTGTCGTATCCCGCCGGACAGCGAATCATCGGACATCTTCGGGAGATGCCAGACAAGATTCGTCAGACGTTGAAATGCTTCGATGCCGTGAAAGAGGTCGCTCGTAAGTACTACACAGCCGAAAATTTCTTGTATCTCGGACGGCTTTACAACTTTCCTGTCGCCTTGGAAGGTGCATTGAAACTCAAGGAAATCAGCTATATCCATGCGGAAGGTTATCCTGCCGCCGAAATGAAGCACGGACCGATCGCCCTGGTCGACGAACACACCCCAAGTGTCTTCATCGCCCCTCGTTGTCAAATCTATCCGAAGGTCATGAGCAATCTGGAAGAAGTGAAAGCTCGAGGTGGTCCGGTGATCGCAATCGCCTGCGAAGGCGATGACAAAATCGCCGAACTCGCCGATGATGTCATATTCGTCCCAGACGTTGACGAGTATCTGCAACCACTTGTCGCATCAATCCCGCTGCAATTGCTGGCCTATCAGATTGCGATTCTAAGAGGTTGCAACGTCGATCGTCCCAGAAATCTGGCAAAGAGCGTCACAGTCGAGTAA
- a CDS encoding carbon storage regulator: MLVLTRGLKQKIEIGDQLVTVTILEVKGGRVRLGIEAPESVSIRRMELVPEITDTLSTVSVD; the protein is encoded by the coding sequence ATGCTTGTACTGACTCGAGGACTGAAACAGAAGATCGAGATCGGAGACCAACTGGTCACGGTCACAATTCTGGAAGTGAAAGGTGGACGCGTTCGCCTTGGAATCGAGGCTCCTGAGAGTGTTTCGATCCGGCGAATGGAACTCGTTCCTGAAATCACCGACACGTTAAGTACGGTCTCTGTTGACTGA
- a CDS encoding beta strand repeat-containing protein yields the protein MRSFFTGHKSFTNLWSNLTDISQQARDKRNGIERRFDLVTPACVEMLEKREMLSVVGVAFATGTGILTITGTTKADAVTVTAAAGQTDIKINGALYQTLKTATSANITQVAFTGGGAADSLVVTGTTGNLTLALTNVASVGATTAAGKDLTITSNAALNLTATTVGGNLTVTCVGLTTSGVVAVTGTTSITATPTTDVSLGTKTSTFGGSVYLYGKNLTLLATGAVNLKGPQAAGTLTVTTNGAITDSASAASIVGLSKFTAGANTITLSQAGSHYYGGLSLSGTSATVTNTGATILGVTTLTGNLSITSATGAVTNTGKLTVGGTTTIDATGNNLTLSTSTNSFTGALILKGANVSVTATGAVIMGVSTVTGNLSVKATGAITDSGVLTITGTSTFDAGKASVTLAQNSAFTGAIGFVGANATAKNTAATVLGNSTLTGNLSLTSTAGAVTDTGKLVIGGTTTINSGAGNNLSVGTSASTFGGALILTGNAVTVTAKGAVKLGATTAAGAFSVTATGAVTNSGTLAITGTTTISAAKNDVTLGTAANAFTGAVSVNGANVVLAATGAVNLATVTATGKLTLTATGAVTNSGTLKVTGATTVSAAGSAITLNTAANTFGGAIALTGANVALTATGAVNLGVITATGTLGVTATGAVSNTGALTVTGITTITATGKDVSLSKTTNAFTGALILTGANVSVYGTGAIALNATTATGNLVVITTGAITDGGAWTVGGTTKLNAGAAAITLANTSSAFTGAISLFGTNASLKNSIATVLGASTLTGTLNLTSTGGAVTNNGKLAITGTTTIDATGQNLTLGTSSNTFTGAMILKGANVTVSATGAVNLGVSTVTGNLSVKSTGAISDSGVLTVTGTSTFNATTAAITLSQNDVFTGAVSLVGSSASVKNTIATVLGTATLTGALTVTSTAGAVSNTGKLSVGGITTIDATGQNLSLSTATNLFTGAMLLKGANVTVNATSGVKLGASTITGNLALTTKAAITDSGAVVVTGTTTINAGKNNVTLTNAGSAYTGNVSIIGNDVAITSTAAMNLGTTTTTGKLTIISGGAVTDTAGTLKIAGTLTITANGGAAAITLTHAGNSFGGAQVLSGNPVTVS from the coding sequence ATGCGAAGTTTCTTCACCGGCCACAAGAGTTTCACGAATCTGTGGTCCAACCTGACGGACATTTCGCAACAGGCACGGGATAAGCGAAACGGCATCGAACGTCGCTTTGATTTGGTAACTCCCGCATGCGTGGAAATGCTGGAAAAGCGGGAAATGCTGTCGGTAGTGGGTGTCGCATTCGCGACGGGTACCGGCATCCTGACGATTACCGGCACAACGAAAGCCGATGCCGTCACGGTCACCGCCGCCGCGGGACAGACTGACATCAAGATTAACGGTGCTCTGTACCAAACTCTTAAGACCGCAACGAGTGCGAATATCACGCAGGTTGCCTTCACCGGTGGTGGCGCTGCAGACAGCCTGGTGGTGACCGGTACAACCGGAAATCTGACGCTCGCACTGACGAACGTGGCTTCGGTCGGAGCGACAACCGCTGCTGGCAAAGATTTGACGATTACATCAAATGCCGCGTTGAACCTGACAGCCACGACGGTCGGCGGAAATTTGACCGTCACTTGCGTCGGACTGACCACCTCGGGCGTGGTTGCCGTTACAGGCACAACCAGTATCACGGCGACTCCGACAACCGACGTCTCACTCGGAACCAAAACCAGCACGTTCGGCGGGTCGGTGTATCTGTACGGCAAGAATCTCACTTTGCTCGCCACGGGCGCAGTGAATCTCAAAGGACCACAAGCCGCCGGGACCCTGACGGTTACAACCAATGGAGCCATCACCGACAGCGCTTCGGCAGCCTCGATTGTGGGCCTGTCCAAATTCACCGCAGGAGCCAACACAATCACACTGTCGCAGGCCGGATCACACTATTACGGTGGACTGAGCCTGTCGGGAACGAGCGCGACCGTCACAAATACCGGTGCGACCATTCTTGGCGTTACCACGCTGACGGGCAATCTGTCAATTACCTCCGCAACGGGTGCCGTGACAAATACCGGTAAGCTCACCGTCGGCGGCACAACGACGATTGATGCGACGGGCAACAACCTGACCCTCTCAACATCCACAAATTCGTTTACCGGTGCACTGATTCTGAAAGGTGCCAACGTTTCGGTGACAGCGACTGGCGCCGTGATCATGGGCGTATCGACTGTGACAGGTAACCTGAGCGTGAAAGCCACGGGAGCCATCACAGACAGTGGCGTTCTGACCATCACGGGAACGTCGACGTTTGACGCGGGCAAGGCGTCGGTCACACTTGCTCAGAATTCGGCCTTTACCGGTGCCATTGGATTCGTCGGTGCCAACGCGACCGCGAAGAACACCGCAGCAACGGTATTGGGCAACTCGACCCTCACGGGCAATCTGTCGCTGACATCAACAGCCGGTGCCGTAACGGATACCGGGAAACTCGTGATTGGCGGAACGACGACAATCAACTCTGGAGCTGGGAATAATCTGTCCGTCGGAACATCCGCAAGCACATTTGGTGGTGCTCTGATCCTGACCGGCAATGCGGTTACGGTCACGGCCAAAGGTGCCGTGAAGTTGGGAGCAACTACCGCTGCAGGAGCATTCTCTGTCACAGCGACCGGAGCAGTCACCAATAGCGGTACTTTGGCCATCACAGGCACCACGACAATTAGTGCTGCAAAGAATGACGTGACTCTCGGCACGGCGGCCAACGCGTTCACGGGAGCAGTGAGTGTGAACGGTGCCAACGTCGTGCTGGCAGCAACGGGTGCCGTGAACTTGGCGACAGTGACTGCAACAGGCAAATTGACGCTCACCGCCACAGGTGCCGTCACGAATTCGGGAACGTTGAAAGTCACCGGTGCCACGACCGTTTCTGCCGCTGGCAGTGCCATTACGCTGAATACAGCGGCCAACACATTTGGAGGGGCAATTGCACTGACCGGTGCCAACGTGGCATTGACCGCAACAGGAGCTGTCAATCTGGGAGTGATTACCGCAACTGGAACTCTGGGTGTGACCGCGACGGGCGCGGTCAGCAACACAGGCGCACTGACAGTCACCGGCATCACGACGATCACCGCGACTGGCAAAGATGTTTCCTTGTCTAAGACGACCAATGCCTTCACCGGCGCTCTGATTCTTACCGGTGCCAACGTCTCGGTCTACGGCACCGGGGCGATCGCTCTCAACGCGACAACGGCAACTGGCAATCTGGTTGTGATCACCACAGGCGCGATTACTGATGGTGGCGCCTGGACAGTCGGTGGAACAACGAAACTCAACGCTGGTGCCGCCGCCATTACTTTGGCAAACACGAGCTCGGCGTTTACCGGTGCGATTAGCTTGTTCGGTACGAATGCGTCACTCAAAAACTCAATTGCCACCGTGCTGGGTGCCAGCACCTTGACGGGAACCTTGAATTTGACTTCAACCGGCGGGGCCGTCACGAACAACGGAAAGCTGGCCATCACCGGCACGACCACAATTGATGCAACCGGCCAGAACCTGACCTTGGGAACCTCGTCAAATACATTCACCGGAGCAATGATCCTCAAGGGCGCCAATGTCACGGTTTCCGCGACAGGTGCCGTGAATCTCGGTGTCTCGACGGTCACTGGAAATCTAAGCGTCAAGTCGACTGGTGCCATTAGTGACAGTGGCGTGTTGACGGTGACCGGAACATCGACGTTCAACGCAACCACGGCAGCAATCACCCTTTCCCAGAACGATGTGTTCACGGGAGCGGTCTCGCTGGTTGGATCATCAGCATCAGTGAAGAACACCATCGCAACCGTACTTGGTACCGCGACGCTGACCGGGGCCTTGACAGTGACCTCGACCGCCGGAGCCGTCTCGAATACGGGTAAGTTGAGCGTCGGTGGAATCACGACCATCGACGCGACAGGCCAGAACCTGTCGCTGAGCACGGCAACGAACCTGTTCACCGGTGCGATGCTCTTGAAAGGTGCGAATGTCACGGTCAATGCCACTAGCGGAGTGAAGCTTGGTGCCTCGACGATTACCGGGAACCTCGCCCTGACCACGAAAGCCGCAATCACAGACAGCGGTGCGGTCGTGGTCACTGGCACGACAACGATCAACGCAGGCAAGAACAACGTCACGTTGACCAATGCCGGATCGGCATACACCGGCAATGTCTCGATCATCGGGAACGATGTGGCGATCACCTCGACGGCCGCCATGAACCTGGGAACGACGACCACAACGGGCAAGCTGACGATTATCTCCGGTGGTGCCGTCACCGATACGGCCGGTACACTGAAGATTGCTGGCACGTTGACGATCACCGCCAACGGTGGTGCCGCTGCAATCACGCTGACGCACGCTGGCAACTCATTCGGTGGTGCTCAGGTCCTGAGCGGTAACCCCGTTACAGTGTCCTAA
- a CDS encoding protein kinase domain-containing protein, with amino-acid sequence MSVDTSKSTALESTQDQDADAIHRAQELSGLVGDAPSAVPGYRILKPIGEGKYGSVWLAREQNTGKHVAIKFYTHRRGVDWSLLGREVEKLAVLYTSRNIVGLLAVGWDHDPPYYVMEYLENGSLAAQLAAGPIATADAVRIGTRICQALVHAHGSGILHCDLKPANILLDHDFEPRLCDFGQSRLADEHSHSLGTLFYMAPEQADLKAVPDARWDVYALGALFYNMLTGVPPHRTNENEQRLSDAGTLEDRLTVYRYLVQSGPKPALHRRVSGVDQQLAEIIDRCLAIDPSKRFPNAQAVLDRLVARERFRARRPLILLGLVLPLLLLLFLVPLAMEAMNDAVNTTQENLTRRALESDVLSVNLLADSINRELEDRRHELESLAASKELRQIVADYATKPLADRNPLLQLLGRLKRENDVRLTELGRVKDASWFLLDASGIQRWREPPSEKLDQNFAGRHFFHGGDFDYPENEIPIDNHPLQNLLISKPFKSSNSELFVVALSVPVLDPQIDEKVIGVLCRTLTLGNLLKDYQRSWQRNEVDGVNRKLAIVDGSDQDGKKTWQLVAHSWMDDSKLGNISENDFKKLRLEGTVDEDVIHDLEQLMKQSRKSDEGTSPEGEFDRTRQYIDPVREFDPDAYGGKWLAAFSRVGSTKWFAIVQERKDAALRPVEELRARMRTSAIVGIIVVFGLVVGSWWLIIALLNERAPRWIRFWRHRSSGIGTTTLSLTAKGSDSD; translated from the coding sequence ATGAGTGTCGACACCTCGAAATCCACGGCCCTCGAATCGACACAAGACCAGGATGCGGATGCCATTCACCGGGCGCAGGAACTCAGCGGGCTGGTAGGCGACGCCCCCTCCGCTGTGCCTGGCTATCGCATTTTGAAGCCGATAGGCGAAGGGAAGTACGGATCGGTCTGGCTGGCGCGCGAGCAAAATACCGGCAAGCATGTCGCCATCAAGTTCTACACACATCGTCGCGGAGTCGATTGGTCACTCTTGGGACGTGAAGTCGAGAAACTGGCTGTCCTGTATACCTCTCGGAACATCGTTGGGTTGCTGGCGGTCGGCTGGGATCACGATCCGCCGTATTATGTGATGGAATACCTCGAAAACGGCTCGCTGGCGGCTCAGCTCGCGGCCGGTCCGATTGCAACCGCCGACGCGGTCCGCATCGGAACGCGAATTTGTCAGGCGCTGGTACACGCCCACGGTAGCGGGATTCTGCATTGCGATCTGAAGCCCGCAAATATCTTGCTCGATCATGACTTCGAACCGCGATTATGCGATTTCGGCCAGTCTCGACTGGCTGACGAACACAGCCATTCCCTGGGGACGTTGTTTTACATGGCCCCCGAGCAAGCCGACTTGAAAGCCGTTCCCGATGCGAGATGGGACGTCTATGCGCTGGGCGCCCTGTTCTACAACATGTTGACGGGCGTCCCACCCCATCGTACGAACGAGAATGAACAACGTCTGAGCGATGCCGGTACTCTGGAAGATCGGCTGACGGTCTATCGCTATCTGGTGCAAAGCGGTCCGAAACCCGCCCTGCACCGCCGCGTGTCTGGAGTTGATCAGCAACTGGCCGAAATTATCGATCGCTGCCTGGCCATCGATCCGTCAAAACGTTTTCCGAACGCGCAGGCCGTGCTTGATCGTCTGGTGGCGCGCGAGCGTTTTCGTGCCCGGCGACCTTTGATCCTGCTCGGGCTGGTCCTTCCACTTCTCTTGCTGCTTTTTCTTGTTCCGTTGGCGATGGAGGCAATGAATGACGCAGTGAACACGACACAAGAGAATCTGACGCGACGCGCGTTGGAAAGCGACGTCCTATCGGTCAACCTGCTCGCGGATAGTATCAATCGCGAGCTGGAAGATCGGCGTCACGAGTTGGAATCGCTCGCGGCATCCAAGGAATTGCGTCAAATCGTCGCCGACTACGCCACGAAACCATTGGCCGATCGAAACCCTTTGCTGCAACTTCTTGGACGGCTAAAACGGGAAAACGACGTCCGATTGACAGAACTGGGTCGGGTCAAAGATGCCAGTTGGTTTCTGCTCGACGCTTCGGGAATTCAGCGGTGGCGTGAACCGCCAAGCGAAAAGCTGGATCAGAATTTCGCCGGACGCCACTTCTTTCACGGTGGCGATTTTGACTATCCCGAGAACGAGATCCCAATCGACAATCATCCGCTTCAGAATTTGCTAATTTCAAAGCCGTTTAAATCGTCGAATTCTGAGCTATTCGTTGTCGCGCTATCGGTTCCTGTACTGGACCCACAGATCGATGAAAAGGTTATCGGCGTCTTGTGCCGGACGCTGACGCTTGGAAATCTTCTCAAAGATTATCAGCGCAGTTGGCAGCGCAACGAAGTCGATGGCGTGAATCGCAAGCTGGCCATCGTCGACGGTAGCGATCAAGACGGCAAGAAGACCTGGCAGCTTGTCGCCCACAGTTGGATGGACGATTCCAAACTTGGCAATATCTCAGAAAACGACTTCAAGAAACTGCGGCTGGAAGGAACCGTCGACGAGGATGTGATACATGACCTAGAGCAGTTGATGAAGCAATCGCGGAAGTCAGATGAAGGGACGTCACCTGAAGGTGAATTCGACCGCACACGCCAATACATCGATCCCGTTCGCGAATTCGATCCCGATGCCTATGGTGGGAAATGGCTGGCAGCGTTCAGCCGAGTGGGCTCAACAAAGTGGTTCGCCATCGTTCAAGAACGAAAAGATGCGGCTTTGCGACCCGTAGAAGAGTTGCGGGCCCGCATGCGAACTTCGGCCATTGTCGGCATCATTGTCGTCTTCGGACTGGTCGTTGGTTCATGGTGGCTGATCATTGCCTTGCTCAATGAACGGGCTCCCCGTTGGATCAGATTCTGGCGGCATCGATCCAGCGGGATCGGCACAACGACACTGTCATTGACTGCGAAGGGCAGCGACAGCGATTGA
- a CDS encoding DEAD/DEAH box helicase: MADHHSEQPRTTTKQGEKLLGGSPSGVVPAPHWRPLKAKDAQELGQSAELSQSAGDSLDELLSEVATTPIPLAMRTEILSSGLNVALRRWPKVDAEALNLPKQPSLMPTWKAARQKVITFGLQFPEGAALIAKDPKKSKSAEGVPESAAPTIEVMPDYEPPTVASLLDGVEQAPKPKQVTRIKPPDDALAIEDRLFYLLQPPLQSWLAGQEMIMPFEPFSYQYEGIGWLFSKNSALLADEMGLGKTMQTITAIRLLIRSGQARRVLLVCPKPLLPNWQREFSTWAEELPFVVVEGDGERRKLTWTMPGVPVLIANYESLVRDFAAFPEGEFPKFDLIVLDEAQRIKNRTSRTAVTARALPRRRSWALTGTPIENRPEELGALYEFLEVVPPNATPDLRQLQSLSKQFILRRTKNLVMKDMPPRLDRDAYLELLPAQKAAYDMAEKEGVIQLNHLGDSISVQHVFELVLRLKQITNFDPLTHESAKLDRLEADMEEIAASGGKAILFSQWTKVIDWLAEPMAKYGALVYHGGVPTKQREPILAKFKEDPNAHILLMSYGTGAVGLNLQFAGYVFLFDRWWNPAIEDQAINRAHRIGCKSQVIVTRFICKDTIEERIDRVLNEKRELFAAVLGEGDDTNVSLSMNASEIFGLFDLKARQGKGTRSIGPKPAA, encoded by the coding sequence ATGGCGGACCATCACTCTGAGCAGCCTCGTACGACAACAAAACAGGGCGAAAAGTTATTGGGTGGCAGCCCCAGTGGCGTGGTCCCTGCCCCGCACTGGCGGCCACTCAAAGCAAAAGATGCTCAGGAATTGGGACAGAGCGCGGAGCTGTCGCAATCGGCCGGAGATTCGCTTGATGAACTCTTAAGCGAAGTCGCCACGACGCCCATTCCGTTGGCGATGCGTACAGAGATCCTATCATCGGGCTTGAACGTGGCTCTGCGACGCTGGCCGAAAGTCGATGCCGAAGCGCTCAATCTGCCGAAACAACCATCGCTCATGCCAACCTGGAAAGCGGCACGACAAAAGGTCATTACCTTCGGTCTGCAGTTTCCGGAAGGCGCAGCGCTGATCGCCAAAGATCCCAAGAAATCCAAATCCGCTGAAGGCGTTCCTGAGTCTGCCGCGCCCACGATCGAGGTCATGCCAGACTACGAACCGCCGACTGTGGCGTCGCTGCTCGACGGGGTGGAGCAGGCTCCGAAGCCAAAGCAGGTCACTCGTATCAAGCCGCCTGACGATGCGTTGGCTATTGAAGATCGGCTGTTCTATCTGCTGCAGCCTCCGCTTCAGTCCTGGCTGGCTGGCCAGGAAATGATCATGCCATTTGAGCCATTCTCCTATCAGTACGAAGGAATCGGCTGGCTCTTTTCCAAAAACTCGGCACTTCTTGCCGACGAAATGGGCCTTGGCAAGACGATGCAAACCATCACGGCCATTCGTCTGCTCATCCGCAGCGGCCAGGCCCGGCGCGTCTTGCTGGTTTGTCCCAAACCGTTGCTTCCGAACTGGCAGCGCGAATTCAGTACCTGGGCCGAAGAGCTTCCATTTGTGGTGGTTGAAGGCGACGGAGAGCGTCGTAAGCTGACCTGGACGATGCCGGGTGTTCCCGTGTTGATTGCGAACTATGAATCGCTGGTCCGAGATTTCGCGGCGTTTCCAGAAGGGGAATTTCCCAAGTTCGACTTGATCGTGCTCGACGAAGCCCAGCGAATCAAAAACCGGACATCCCGCACGGCCGTCACTGCCCGTGCGCTACCTCGTCGACGAAGCTGGGCGCTGACGGGAACCCCCATCGAAAACCGGCCGGAAGAACTTGGCGCCCTGTACGAATTCCTGGAAGTTGTCCCCCCGAACGCGACCCCCGATTTGCGACAATTGCAGTCCTTGTCCAAGCAATTCATCCTGCGGCGTACGAAAAATCTCGTGATGAAGGACATGCCGCCGCGACTTGACCGAGACGCATATCTCGAATTGCTGCCTGCCCAAAAGGCCGCCTACGACATGGCCGAGAAGGAAGGCGTCATTCAGTTAAATCATCTGGGCGATTCCATTTCCGTCCAGCATGTTTTCGAACTCGTCCTGCGGTTGAAACAGATCACCAATTTCGATCCCCTGACGCACGAAAGCGCCAAGCTGGACCGACTTGAAGCGGACATGGAAGAAATCGCCGCAAGCGGCGGCAAGGCAATCTTGTTCAGCCAGTGGACGAAGGTCATTGATTGGCTGGCCGAACCGATGGCCAAGTATGGTGCGCTCGTCTATCACGGCGGCGTTCCCACCAAGCAACGCGAACCGATATTGGCCAAGTTCAAAGAAGATCCCAACGCACATATTCTGCTGATGAGCTACGGTACCGGAGCCGTCGGATTGAACCTGCAGTTTGCAGGGTATGTTTTTCTGTTCGATCGCTGGTGGAATCCGGCAATTGAAGATCAGGCGATTAACCGAGCACATCGCATCGGCTGTAAGAGTCAGGTGATCGTGACCCGATTCATTTGCAAGGACACGATCGAAGAGCGAATCGATCGTGTTCTCAATGAGAAGCGAGAGCTTTTTGCCGCCGTGCTGGGCGAAGGCGATGATACGAATGTGTCACTGAGCATGAATGCGTCTGAGATCTTCGGCCTGTTTGATCTCAAGGCGCGTCAGGGCAAGGGCACACGCTCAATCGGCCCGAAACCAGCGGCCTGA
- a CDS encoding ABC transporter permease: MGNIIAVFAFEWKRALTWARLSWWLVLAAFPIFIVGLVRYAVPGTTDLESDAWRNLCAWLLFALVPMLISMLGTLLWTTPAISAELERRSWVYLAVRPNGSTAVLLGKYVAAVTWVIPPAILGLVVAARISGTSDWVRIGWTMFYLVLLSCPAYAAIYLLLGVLFPRRAMVLAVAYTLLFELVVSFIPAVINQLTIQYRLRALAAKWCELDILRRQEAGGLPIVGEEPTWLHVTVLIGATFALLIASVAALRMKEFSSSAESDI; encoded by the coding sequence ATGGGCAACATCATCGCGGTATTTGCATTCGAGTGGAAGCGAGCTCTGACCTGGGCTCGGCTTTCGTGGTGGCTCGTGCTTGCCGCATTTCCCATATTTATCGTCGGGCTGGTTCGCTACGCAGTCCCGGGCACGACGGATCTAGAAAGCGATGCCTGGCGAAATCTCTGTGCCTGGTTGCTCTTTGCGCTCGTTCCCATGCTCATTTCGATGCTCGGGACGCTGCTGTGGACGACACCGGCGATCTCGGCAGAGCTGGAACGGCGAAGTTGGGTTTACCTGGCCGTTCGCCCAAATGGTTCGACTGCAGTCTTGCTGGGAAAATACGTGGCGGCAGTGACGTGGGTGATTCCGCCAGCCATTTTAGGCCTGGTAGTTGCCGCCAGGATTTCCGGAACAAGCGACTGGGTGCGCATCGGCTGGACGATGTTCTACCTCGTGTTGCTTTCATGCCCTGCGTATGCCGCAATTTATCTGCTATTGGGTGTTTTGTTCCCACGGCGTGCCATGGTCCTGGCAGTTGCCTATACGCTGTTGTTTGAACTGGTGGTCAGTTTTATTCCGGCGGTCATTAACCAGCTCACAATTCAATATCGACTGCGGGCGCTTGCGGCCAAATGGTGCGAACTGGACATCCTTCGACGTCAGGAAGCGGGGGGGCTGCCCATCGTGGGGGAGGAACCAACCTGGCTGCACGTGACGGTTCTGATCGGAGCGACATTCGCATTGCTGATCGCGTCGGTTGCCGCGCTCCGGATGAAAGAATTTTCATCGTCAGCGGAGTCTGATATCTGA